The Maniola hyperantus chromosome 2, iAphHyp1.2, whole genome shotgun sequence genome includes a region encoding these proteins:
- the LOC117991742 gene encoding uncharacterized protein produces the protein MPIVVWIFLLQIHMVHFSNAQKFRMDYMWAHAYQTYYRLHDLATNWHQARQICESEGTTLFIPDTLDEVENLKLLISNMKAHYTAIFVGIHDSFAVGNFVTVKGEPIAGTTLELLWAEGQPDNLNGSEHCVVMTRQGLFDDRPCSNIYPFVCKILVNDTKYNENCDNFDSDYARHQAISGKCYKFHSEPLSWHDAYLVCKLEEGRLTIINSAKEASIVVGFLGDNLNSNTPDPNILYLGFSDLMFPYQYRTIVGQTLDEAGYASWTPMQENLKHKKLKRCGAISRTGFLLVTFCDRPAMFLCERILNANSTSNTE, from the exons ATGCCTATAGTCGTATGGATATTTCTTTTGCAAATACACATGGTACATTTTTCAAATG CACAGAAATTTCGTATGGACTACATGTGGGCACACGCCTACCAGACATACTACAGACTCCACGACTTGGCCACCAACTGGCATCAAGCGCGACAAATATGCGAATCGGAAGGCACGACGCTCTTCATTCCCGACACGCTGGATGAAGTGGAAAACTTGAAGCTGCTCATAAGCAACATGAAGGCTCATTACACCGCTATATTTGTTGGAATACATGACTCGTTTGCCGTTGGCAACTTTGTTACCGTGAAGG GAGAACCCATAGCCGGCACGACCCTGGAACTGCTATGGGCTGAAGGTCAACCAGATAATCTGAATGGTTCTGAACATTGCGTAGTAATGACCAGACAGGGACTTTTTGATGATCGACCATGTTCAAACATATATCCGTTTGTGTGTAAGATTTTGGTAAATGACACGAAATACAATGAAAATTGCGACAATTTTGATTCAG ATTACGCTCGACATCAGGCAATAAGTGGTAAATGTTACAAGTTTCACTCGGAACCGTTGTCTTGGCATGACGCCTACTTGGTCTGCAAACTGGAGGAAGGACGTTTAACTATTATCAATTCCGCCAAAGAAGCTAGCATCGTCGTTGGGTTTCTCGGTGACAATTTGAACAGCAATACCCCCGACCCCAATATTTTGTACCTTGGATTCAGTGATTTGATGTTTCCATATCAATATAGAACTATTGTTG GTCAAACTTTAGATGAAGCAGGCTACGCATCATGGACTCCTATGCAGGAGAATTTAAAGCATAAGAAGCTAAAACGCTGTGGAGCTATTTCCAGAACTGGCTTTCTTCTCGTAACGTTCTGTGACCGACCTGCTATGTTCTTATGTGAAAGAATTCTGAACGCAAATTCAACATCAAATACGGAATAG